The Citrifermentans bemidjiense Bem genome window below encodes:
- a CDS encoding DUF4255 domain-containing protein, translating to MKEEKTLKNVPNYVRNNVTLTASYENPPVFLNFLILMTATHTDYVNGLSVLSRAIRFFQFKNFLTQDNVDPSSITSSSVPINPLDRLETFKLIFDLYSPTLEEVNHLWGTLGGKQYPFVLYVMRMLDLKFKFVEQENPLIQEIVRNIHHKPAVTP from the coding sequence GTGAAAGAGGAAAAGACGCTGAAAAACGTCCCCAACTACGTCCGCAACAACGTGACGCTCACGGCGAGCTACGAGAACCCTCCCGTGTTCCTGAATTTCCTGATCCTGATGACGGCGACGCACACCGACTACGTAAACGGACTCTCCGTTCTTTCCCGGGCCATACGTTTCTTCCAGTTCAAAAACTTCCTTACCCAGGACAACGTCGACCCCTCATCCATCACCAGTTCCAGCGTTCCCATCAACCCTTTGGACCGGTTGGAGACATTCAAGCTCATCTTCGATCTCTACTCCCCCACTCTGGAGGAGGTGAACCACCTTTGGGGCACTTTGGGCGGCAAGCAGTACCCGTTCGTCCTTTACGTAATGAGGATGCTGGACCTTAAGTTCAAGTTCGTGGAGCAGGAGAACCCGCTCATCCAGGAAATAGTCCGCAACATCCATCACAAACCGGCCGTCACCCCCTGA
- a CDS encoding phage tail protein translates to MVDYYPPWGFYYRVEFGFSKNKDDVRFQTVSGLSVEYDMEEYKEGGENRFTHKLPVRTKYADLVLKRGMLTKSEVFDWFFRAFRDRDFKPTDLNIVLLNEKGEPLRTWKVAHAVPRKWQVSDLNASENSLVIETLELSYRYFTVQDR, encoded by the coding sequence ATGGTCGACTACTACCCCCCCTGGGGGTTCTACTACCGGGTCGAATTCGGCTTCAGCAAGAACAAGGACGACGTCCGTTTCCAGACGGTGTCCGGGCTGTCGGTCGAGTACGACATGGAGGAGTACAAGGAAGGGGGCGAGAACCGCTTCACCCACAAGCTACCGGTGCGCACGAAGTACGCCGACCTGGTGCTGAAACGGGGGATGCTAACGAAGTCCGAGGTTTTCGACTGGTTTTTCAGGGCTTTTCGGGACCGGGACTTCAAGCCGACCGACTTGAACATAGTGCTTTTGAACGAGAAAGGGGAGCCGCTGCGCACCTGGAAGGTGGCCCACGCCGTCCCCAGGAAATGGCAGGTGAGCGACCTGAACGCGAGCGAGAACTCCCTGGTGATAGAGACGCTGGAGTTGTCGTACCGGTATTTCACCGTGCAGGATAGATAG
- a CDS encoding phage tail sheath family protein, with translation MATIYKTPGVYIEEIPKFPPSVAPVETAIPAFIGYTEKADNVVPGDLTKIPTRISSLVEYEKMFGGAQKEENITVDVQETQVNSVTVDLKATAAVTEAARSKHIMYYALQLFFANGGGPCYIVSVGPFKPTFGGALDVTELHDGLDTLVKKDEPTLILFPEAQGGLTASQFQSLHNDALTQCADLNDRFVIMDVHGDTISLSDPQAKLLDAINNFRNNGIGMNNLKYGAAYAPNMDTILAFQYDETKVDVTITINGTGAAPVKLDTLKTTNNSVYEQAKAAITNMTCKMPPAAAMAGIYAAVDNSRGVWKAPANLSVNTVIKPSIQFSNVEQDQMNVDPVAGKSVNAIRAFTGKGTLVWGARTLAGNDNEWRYINVRRLFNFVEESCKRATEPFVFEPNDANTWVRVQGMIENFLTVIWRQGALQGVKPEHAFNVAVGLGKTMTAIDILEGRMIVEIAMAAVRPAEFIILRFSHKMAES, from the coding sequence ATGGCAACCATCTACAAGACACCGGGTGTGTACATCGAAGAAATTCCAAAGTTTCCCCCTTCCGTAGCCCCGGTCGAAACCGCAATTCCTGCCTTCATCGGCTACACGGAGAAGGCGGACAACGTGGTCCCCGGCGACCTCACCAAGATTCCTACGCGCATCTCTTCACTGGTCGAGTACGAGAAGATGTTCGGGGGGGCGCAAAAGGAAGAGAACATAACCGTCGATGTCCAGGAAACACAGGTAAACAGCGTGACGGTGGATCTGAAGGCAACGGCCGCGGTCACCGAAGCGGCCCGCTCGAAGCACATCATGTATTACGCGCTGCAGCTCTTTTTCGCCAACGGCGGCGGCCCCTGCTACATCGTCTCGGTTGGCCCCTTCAAGCCGACGTTTGGGGGTGCTTTGGACGTAACTGAGCTTCATGACGGCCTAGATACCTTGGTAAAGAAAGACGAGCCTACCCTCATACTCTTCCCCGAGGCGCAAGGCGGCCTCACCGCTAGTCAGTTCCAGTCCCTGCACAACGACGCCCTCACTCAGTGCGCCGATTTGAACGACCGGTTCGTGATCATGGATGTCCATGGCGACACCATCTCCCTATCGGATCCGCAAGCGAAGCTCTTGGACGCCATCAACAACTTCCGCAACAACGGCATCGGGATGAACAATCTGAAGTACGGCGCGGCTTATGCGCCGAACATGGACACCATCCTGGCGTTCCAGTACGACGAAACCAAGGTCGACGTCACCATCACCATCAACGGCACCGGGGCGGCTCCGGTAAAGCTGGACACACTTAAGACCACCAACAACAGCGTCTATGAGCAGGCCAAGGCTGCCATCACTAACATGACCTGCAAGATGCCTCCAGCCGCCGCGATGGCCGGCATCTATGCCGCAGTCGACAACAGCCGCGGGGTATGGAAAGCCCCGGCAAACCTGAGCGTCAACACCGTGATAAAGCCGAGCATCCAGTTCTCGAACGTGGAGCAGGACCAGATGAACGTCGACCCGGTCGCAGGGAAGTCGGTGAATGCCATCCGCGCCTTCACCGGGAAAGGGACCCTGGTCTGGGGGGCGCGCACGCTAGCCGGCAACGACAACGAGTGGCGCTACATCAACGTGCGCAGGCTCTTCAACTTCGTGGAGGAGTCGTGCAAACGGGCAACCGAGCCGTTCGTCTTCGAGCCGAACGACGCCAATACCTGGGTCCGGGTGCAGGGGATGATCGAGAACTTCCTGACTGTGATCTGGAGGCAGGGGGCGCTGCAGGGGGTGAAACCTGAGCACGCCTTTAACGTCGCCGTGGGGCTGGGAAAAACCATGACCGCCATAGACATCCTGGAAGGGCGCATGATCGTCGAGATCGCCATGGCGGCGGTACGACCAGCGGAGTTCATAATCCTCAGGTTCTCGCACAAGATGGCGGAATCCTAA
- a CDS encoding PaaI family thioesterase produces the protein MYNYDDDMVINHPQFQLPKWIACAPFEEYLGMQIEEAKDGRALLTMPFKLKLAQGKGLMHGGAVTALADTAVAMAIKSMVPEGTDFVTVEMSLKFLVAVREGVVRAEARAIRQSERKIAGEADLFNGETKIAEFRALFIVMKPIDG, from the coding sequence ATGTACAACTATGACGACGACATGGTTATCAATCACCCGCAGTTTCAGCTTCCCAAATGGATCGCCTGTGCGCCGTTCGAAGAGTATCTCGGCATGCAGATAGAGGAAGCAAAGGACGGGCGCGCGCTTCTGACTATGCCCTTCAAACTGAAGCTCGCCCAGGGAAAGGGGCTCATGCACGGAGGAGCGGTTACCGCGCTGGCAGATACCGCTGTTGCCATGGCGATAAAGAGTATGGTGCCGGAGGGAACCGACTTCGTCACCGTGGAGATGAGCCTGAAATTTCTGGTGGCGGTGCGCGAAGGCGTGGTGCGCGCTGAAGCGAGGGCCATCCGGCAAAGCGAAAGAAAGATCGCGGGTGAGGCCGACCTTTTCAACGGCGAGACCAAGATCGCGGAATTCCGGGCGTTGTTCATAGTGATGAAACCAATTGACGGATGA
- a CDS encoding DUF5908 family protein, with protein MPQATKERTMPIEIKELHIKVAVNSAPHPGGGRASEGESRDALVAECVEQVLQILQNKAER; from the coding sequence ATGCCACAGGCAACCAAGGAGCGGACCATGCCCATCGAGATCAAGGAACTTCATATTAAGGTAGCCGTCAACAGCGCCCCCCACCCGGGGGGCGGGCGCGCGAGCGAGGGTGAGTCTAGGGACGCATTGGTGGCCGAGTGCGTAGAACAGGTACTGCAGATACTCCAGAATAAGGCGGAGCGCTGA
- a CDS encoding CIS tube protein: MANGKLEKLLILAFESSEDAERGSKTEAKETFEAFINPESYSLEYKVKTSDGQGQGTSGAQAKFEFTLPEELTFEFLFDNTGIIDGTQKPDGVAKDVDTLRKMLTGYQGSSHEPYHLKLVWGSLVFTGRAIELTLTHKLFNPDGQPIRTVAKVKFKKSIEDKKRARKENKSSPDLTHQRKVKAGDTLPLMCFRIYGDPRHYLEVARVNMLNNFRALVPGTNLLFPPLDKKGTPQ; this comes from the coding sequence ATGGCCAACGGCAAACTGGAGAAACTGCTGATCCTCGCCTTCGAAAGCTCGGAAGACGCGGAACGCGGGAGCAAGACCGAGGCAAAGGAGACCTTCGAGGCGTTCATCAACCCGGAGAGCTACTCGCTTGAGTACAAGGTAAAAACCTCGGACGGCCAGGGCCAGGGTACCAGCGGTGCACAGGCAAAGTTCGAGTTCACCCTGCCGGAGGAACTCACCTTCGAGTTCCTCTTCGACAACACCGGCATCATCGACGGAACACAGAAGCCCGACGGCGTCGCCAAAGACGTGGACACGCTGCGCAAGATGCTGACCGGGTACCAGGGGAGTTCCCACGAGCCGTACCACCTGAAGTTGGTGTGGGGGAGCCTGGTCTTCACCGGGCGGGCCATCGAGCTCACCCTGACCCACAAGCTGTTCAACCCCGACGGCCAGCCGATCCGCACCGTCGCCAAGGTCAAATTCAAGAAGAGCATCGAGGACAAGAAGCGGGCGCGCAAGGAGAACAAGTCGTCTCCCGACCTCACGCACCAGCGGAAGGTGAAGGCGGGCGATACGCTGCCGCTTATGTGCTTCCGGATCTACGGGGACCCGAGGCATTACCTGGAGGTGGCACGGGTAAACATGCTGAACAACTTCCGGGCGCTCGTCCCGGGCACGAACCTGCTCTTTCCCCCCCTCGAC
- a CDS encoding phage tail protein has protein sequence MATQDYPLPRFHFQVDWGGAKISFTEVTGLVMEREKIEYRHSDSKDFNKIAMPGLAKNNNITLKRGKFERDFDYNTWLDDVANERVDKRRDVIIRLLNEKHEPVAAWSATRCFPVKVTAPDLKSDANEAAIESLEIAHEGLKLMKV, from the coding sequence ATGGCGACGCAAGATTACCCCTTACCGCGATTTCATTTCCAGGTCGACTGGGGCGGGGCGAAGATCAGCTTCACCGAGGTGACCGGGCTGGTCATGGAAAGGGAAAAGATAGAGTACCGGCACAGCGACAGCAAGGACTTCAACAAGATAGCCATGCCGGGCCTGGCGAAGAACAACAACATCACCCTGAAGCGGGGCAAGTTCGAGCGCGACTTCGATTACAACACCTGGCTCGACGACGTCGCCAACGAGCGGGTGGACAAAAGGCGCGACGTGATCATCAGGCTTTTGAACGAGAAACACGAGCCGGTGGCCGCCTGGTCCGCCACGCGCTGCTTCCCGGTCAAGGTGACCGCCCCCGACCTCAAGTCGGACGCCAATGAAGCCGCCATCGAGAGCCTGGAGATAGCACACGAAGGGCTGAAACTGATGAAGGTCTAG
- a CDS encoding DksA/TraR family C4-type zinc finger protein: protein MAVGWSRDGAVQEQIDATVEAAVQLAKSRLPAGESLTYCEECEAAIPEARRKAVPGVRYCVSCQSEIEKRQKAETLYNRRGSKDSQLK, encoded by the coding sequence ATGGCAGTCGGTTGGTCCCGGGATGGGGCGGTGCAGGAACAAATAGATGCTACGGTGGAAGCCGCAGTCCAACTCGCTAAGAGCCGGCTCCCTGCCGGGGAAAGTTTAACCTATTGCGAGGAATGCGAGGCCGCCATACCTGAAGCGCGTCGCAAGGCTGTGCCGGGCGTACGCTATTGTGTCAGCTGCCAATCGGAAATCGAAAAGAGGCAGAAGGCGGAGACGCTCTACAATCGTAGAGGCAGCAAGGACAGTCAGTTGAAGTAA